One Helianthus annuus cultivar XRQ/B chromosome 12, HanXRQr2.0-SUNRISE, whole genome shotgun sequence genomic region harbors:
- the LOC118485125 gene encoding uncharacterized protein LOC118485125, whose amino-acid sequence MALLFQSLPDDILLQVAKYNRAHEVWEAIRVRFLGADRVQKARLHVLRSELENLKMKDNELIDEFAGRISAIEGRFNNLVSVIEPETLVRKLFNSLPIRFLPIIASIEQSEDLETMPFEEAIGRLKAFEDRVRLYAGNEGETYGRLLFSKSENQPRQSRFENKKSQGRGRYGNGSDTRGRGRGRGRGNGRGQGRGNSSNGNRNYNNQGRDKSTVRCYNCNELGHFAWECP is encoded by the coding sequence ATGGCGTTGTTGTTTCAGTCCTTGCCCGACGATATATTATTGCAAGTTGCAAAATATAATAGAGCACATGAGGTATGGGAAGCCATACGAGTTCGCTTCTTGGGAGCAGACCGTGTTCAGAAAGCACGTCTGCATGTGCTTCGTTCAGAGTTAGAAAATTTGAAGATGAAGGACAACGAGTTAATCGATGAATTCGCCGGAAGAATTAGCGCCATTGAAGGAAGATTCAACAACCTTGTTTCCGTCATAGAACCCGAAACTTTGGTTCGTAAATTGTTCAATTCGCTGCCAATAAGGTTCCTTCCAATCATCGCCTCCATTGAGCAGTCGGAGGATTTGGAAACGATGCCGTTTGAGGAAGCAATCGGGAGGTTAAAGGCGTTTGAAGATAGAGTGCGTCTTTATGCCGGGAACGAAGGAGAGACCTATGGAAGGTTGCTTTTCTCTAAGTCCGAAAACCAACCGAGACAGAGCCGTTTTGAGAATAAGAAATCCCAAGGTAGAGGTCGATACGGTAACGGGTCAGATACTCGCGGACGCGGTCGAGGCCGAGGCCGTGGGAATGGTAGAGGTCAAGGGCGTGGTAATTCATCCAACGGTAATCGAAACTACAACAATCAGGGACGAGATAAGAGTACCGTTCGTTGCTACAATTGCAACGAACTCGGACACTTTGCATGGGAGTGTCCATAA